From Sphingomonas nostoxanthinifaciens, a single genomic window includes:
- a CDS encoding methyl-accepting chemotaxis protein, which yields MPRRIRTLLSILREDVQHFVAESERIAGRTNLLALNATIEAARSGEAGRGFSIVAQEVKALANQARGSAEAFRVGVLDRLALGAGFADEMLSEIEGDRLVKLAETIAREIGRALHARASHLVMLASDPAVVAALEEPGSQSVALANARLRLLHRTSGEYLCAFIVAASGRMLTSTNPNASVAMHDFRTAPQFNRAMQSQSGDAWFTDEVWLNPWSDNHAVLVFVKAIRSRPDAPPLGVLYLEFDWELLMREVLHPPRDASDERRETVISIVDADNRVIGTSGSTPFGTPVALPPGTHSGTETRADAVVAFAAARAIGDFDVLGLRCLIEQKMASEAEIAAAILPPARRESDRPERKLA from the coding sequence ATGCCGCGTCGAATCCGCACATTGCTGTCGATCCTGCGCGAGGACGTGCAGCATTTCGTCGCGGAGAGCGAACGCATTGCGGGGCGCACCAACCTGCTCGCGCTCAACGCGACGATCGAGGCGGCGCGCTCGGGCGAAGCGGGCCGCGGCTTTTCGATCGTGGCACAGGAGGTGAAGGCGCTCGCCAACCAGGCGCGCGGCTCGGCCGAGGCGTTCCGCGTCGGCGTGCTCGACCGGCTGGCGCTCGGCGCAGGCTTCGCCGACGAGATGCTGAGCGAGATCGAAGGGGACCGGCTGGTGAAGCTGGCCGAGACGATCGCGCGCGAGATCGGCCGTGCGCTCCACGCGCGGGCGAGCCACCTCGTCATGCTCGCATCCGACCCCGCCGTGGTCGCGGCGCTCGAGGAGCCGGGCAGCCAATCGGTGGCGCTGGCTAACGCCCGGCTTCGCCTGCTGCATCGCACCTCTGGCGAATATCTCTGCGCGTTCATCGTCGCCGCCAGCGGGCGGATGCTCACTTCGACCAATCCCAATGCCAGCGTCGCGATGCACGATTTCCGCACGGCACCGCAGTTCAACCGCGCGATGCAGAGCCAAAGCGGCGACGCATGGTTCACCGACGAGGTGTGGCTCAATCCCTGGTCCGACAATCATGCCGTTTTGGTGTTCGTGAAGGCGATCCGCAGCCGGCCCGACGCACCGCCGCTTGGCGTGCTGTACCTCGAATTCGACTGGGAACTGCTGATGCGCGAGGTGCTGCACCCGCCGCGCGACGCCAGCGACGAACGGCGCGAGACCGTCATCAGCATCGTCGATGCCGACAATCGCGTCATCGGCACGTCCGGCTCGACCCCGTTCGGCACGCCCGTCGCGCTGCCGCCCGGCACGCATAGCGGCACCGAGACGCGCGCCGATGCCGTCGTGGCCTTCGCCGCCGCGCGGGCGATCGGCGATTTCGACGTGCTCGGCCTGCGCTGCCTGATCGAGCAGAAAATGGCGAGCGAGGCGGAGATCGCCGCCGCCATCCTGCCGCCTGCGCGGCGCGAAAGTGACCGCCCCGAGCGCAAGCTCGCCTGA
- a CDS encoding methyl-accepting chemotaxis protein — MLTWFGKNAPIRVKFKALTGLHVVLGGIATAAIFSAGDGLVHLSPIALTTIVALASLALAGSTWLAGRLICGPYVDTVVRMEALAAGDLASPILYTENRDCVGRMTKAMAIFRRNSEEADQAERQRAMAEALGTGLGRLAQGDLVHRIDTTFPEEYESLRHDFNRAMTAMLEAVVAVSSAASSIDAGAHGIGQASDQLSLRTEQQAASLEETAAAMAEITSTVRQTADGAARAASAVDSVRAEAEQSGDVVRRAVEAMSGIERSSNEISEIIAVIDAIAFQTNLLALNAGVEAARAGDAGRGFAVVASEVRALAQRSADAAKDVKTRITASSRQVGVGVDLVAQTGQALQRMIGRIGEINALVSTIASAVEQQAGGLQQVNVAVNEMDGVTQQNAAMVEESTAAARTLTDEAAMLMNEVGRFEIGAATSAPERPVVHQLQDRAARAGRRMAPQRRAAGGAAVAIDEDWSSF, encoded by the coding sequence ATGCTGACTTGGTTTGGAAAGAATGCTCCCATCCGCGTAAAGTTCAAGGCGCTGACCGGCCTGCACGTGGTGCTGGGTGGTATCGCCACCGCTGCCATATTTTCGGCTGGTGACGGTCTGGTGCACCTCTCCCCGATCGCGTTGACGACGATCGTCGCGCTGGCGTCGCTCGCATTGGCCGGCTCGACCTGGCTTGCCGGTCGCCTGATCTGCGGGCCCTATGTCGATACGGTCGTGCGGATGGAAGCGCTGGCGGCGGGCGATCTCGCCAGCCCGATCCTCTATACCGAAAATCGCGACTGCGTCGGCCGCATGACCAAGGCGATGGCGATCTTCCGCCGCAACAGCGAGGAGGCCGATCAAGCCGAGCGGCAGCGGGCGATGGCGGAAGCGCTGGGCACGGGGCTCGGTCGATTGGCGCAGGGCGATCTCGTCCACCGCATCGATACGACCTTTCCCGAAGAGTATGAGTCGCTCCGTCACGACTTCAATCGCGCGATGACCGCGATGCTGGAGGCGGTGGTCGCGGTGTCGAGCGCCGCATCCAGCATCGACGCGGGCGCGCACGGTATCGGTCAGGCGTCGGACCAGCTGTCGCTGCGCACCGAGCAGCAGGCGGCCAGCCTCGAAGAGACGGCGGCGGCAATGGCGGAGATCACCTCCACCGTCCGCCAGACCGCCGATGGCGCCGCACGCGCCGCCTCCGCGGTCGACAGCGTTCGCGCCGAGGCCGAGCAATCGGGCGACGTGGTGCGCCGCGCGGTCGAGGCGATGAGCGGGATCGAGCGTTCGTCGAACGAGATTTCCGAGATCATCGCCGTCATCGACGCGATCGCGTTCCAGACCAACCTGCTGGCGCTGAATGCCGGGGTCGAGGCTGCCCGCGCGGGCGACGCCGGGCGCGGCTTCGCAGTGGTCGCGTCCGAGGTGCGCGCGCTGGCGCAGCGTTCGGCCGACGCCGCCAAGGACGTCAAGACGCGCATCACCGCATCCTCGCGCCAAGTCGGCGTCGGCGTCGACCTGGTCGCGCAGACCGGCCAGGCGCTGCAGCGCATGATCGGCCGCATCGGCGAGATCAACGCTTTGGTGTCGACCATCGCGAGCGCCGTCGAGCAGCAGGCGGGCGGCCTCCAGCAGGTCAATGTCGCGGTCAACGAGATGGACGGCGTGACCCAGCAGAATGCCGCGATGGTCGAGGAATCGACCGCCGCCGCGCGCACGCTGACCGACGAGGCAGCGATGCTGATGAACGAGGTCGGCCGATTCGAGATCGGCGCCGCCACGTCGGCGCCCGAACGGCCGGTCGTCCATCAGCTTCAGGATCGTGCCGCTCGCGCCGGGCGCCGGATGGCCCCGCAGCGCCGTGCTGCCGGCGGAGCGGCGGTGGCGATCGACGAGGATTGGTCGAGCTTCTGA
- a CDS encoding S-(hydroxymethyl)glutathione dehydrogenase/class III alcohol dehydrogenase → MKTRAAVAFEAKRPLEIVELDLDGPRAGEVLVEIMATGICHTDAYTLDGLDSEGIFPSILGHEGAGIVREVGAGVTSVAPGDHVIPLYTPECRQCKSCLSGKTNLCTAIRATQGKGLMPDGTTRFSYKGQPIFHYMGCSTFANFTVLPEIAVAKIRDDAPFKTSCYIGCGVTTGVGAVVNTAKVQVGDNVVVFGLGGIGLNVLQGARLAGANRIVGVDLNPDREAWGRQFGMTDFIDARGKDRAAIVAEVLALTDGGADYTFDCTGNTEVMRTALEACHRGWGTSIVIGVAEAGKEISTRPFQLVTGRNWRGTAFGGAKGRTDVPKIVDWYMDGKIAIDPMITHVLSLDEINKGFDLMHAGESIRSVVVY, encoded by the coding sequence GTGAAGACCCGTGCCGCCGTCGCCTTCGAAGCCAAGCGCCCGCTGGAGATCGTCGAGCTCGATCTCGACGGCCCCAGGGCTGGCGAGGTGCTGGTCGAGATCATGGCGACCGGCATCTGCCACACCGACGCCTATACGCTCGACGGGCTGGACAGCGAGGGCATCTTCCCCTCGATCCTCGGCCATGAAGGCGCGGGCATCGTGCGCGAGGTCGGCGCGGGCGTGACCAGCGTCGCGCCGGGCGACCATGTCATCCCGCTCTACACGCCCGAATGCCGCCAGTGTAAATCGTGCCTCAGCGGCAAGACCAACCTGTGCACCGCGATCCGCGCGACGCAGGGCAAGGGGCTGATGCCCGACGGCACGACGCGCTTCAGCTACAAGGGCCAGCCGATCTTCCATTATATGGGCTGTTCGACCTTCGCGAACTTCACCGTGCTGCCCGAGATCGCGGTGGCGAAGATCCGCGACGACGCGCCGTTCAAGACGAGCTGCTATATCGGCTGCGGCGTCACCACCGGCGTCGGCGCGGTGGTCAACACCGCCAAAGTGCAGGTCGGCGACAATGTCGTGGTGTTCGGCCTCGGCGGCATCGGGCTGAACGTGCTGCAGGGCGCGCGACTGGCTGGTGCCAACCGGATCGTCGGCGTCGACCTCAATCCCGACCGCGAGGCGTGGGGCCGCCAGTTCGGCATGACCGACTTCATCGACGCGCGCGGCAAGGATCGCGCCGCGATCGTCGCCGAGGTGCTGGCGCTGACCGACGGCGGTGCCGACTATACGTTCGACTGCACCGGCAATACCGAGGTGATGCGCACCGCGCTGGAGGCATGCCATCGCGGCTGGGGCACCTCGATCGTCATCGGCGTCGCCGAGGCGGGCAAGGAGATCAGTACGCGGCCGTTCCAGCTCGTCACCGGGCGCAACTGGCGCGGCACCGCCTTCGGCGGCGCCAAGGGCCGCACCGACGTACCCAAGATCGTCGACTGGTACATGGACGGCAAGATCGCGATCGATCCGATGATCACCCACGTCCTCAGCCTCGACGAGATCAACAAGGGCTTCGACCTGATGCATGCCGGCGAAAGCATCCGCTCGGTCGTGGTCTACTGA
- a CDS encoding heme exporter protein CcmB: MSVLAQLVRRDLAMAYGGGGVVLPLVFFLLVATLFPFAVGPDAAVLAKVGGGALWTAALLAALLPVERLIAPDLASGTIDQLVVRGIGEETIAAARLIAHWLGFGPPLMVAALPGAALLGLDGSALARLELGLALGTPGLAALALGTAALTAALRGAGALAGLVMLPLAVPLLIFGAGALAPDGGSALKLLAATSLLLLAGAPFAAGAALRAARD; this comes from the coding sequence GTGAGCGTGCTGGCGCAACTCGTCCGCCGCGATCTGGCGATGGCCTATGGCGGAGGCGGCGTGGTGCTGCCGCTGGTCTTCTTCCTGCTGGTGGCGACCCTGTTTCCGTTCGCGGTCGGGCCGGATGCGGCCGTGCTGGCGAAGGTCGGCGGCGGCGCGTTGTGGACCGCCGCATTGCTGGCGGCGCTGCTGCCGGTCGAGCGGCTGATCGCGCCAGACCTTGCGTCGGGCACGATCGATCAATTGGTCGTGCGCGGCATCGGCGAAGAGACGATCGCGGCCGCGCGGCTGATCGCGCATTGGCTGGGATTCGGGCCGCCGCTGATGGTGGCGGCGCTGCCTGGCGCGGCCCTGCTCGGGCTCGACGGGTCCGCGCTGGCGCGGCTGGAGCTGGGGCTGGCGCTCGGCACGCCGGGTCTGGCGGCGCTCGCGCTCGGCACGGCGGCGCTCACGGCGGCGTTGCGCGGTGCCGGCGCGCTGGCCGGGCTGGTGATGCTGCCGCTCGCGGTGCCGCTATTGATCTTCGGCGCCGGCGCGCTCGCCCCGGATGGAGGAAGCGCGCTCAAGCTGCTCGCGGCGACCTCGCTGCTGTTGCTGGCCGGCGCGCCCTTCGCCGCGGGCGCCGCGCTGCGCGCCGCCCGCGACTGA
- a CDS encoding type II toxin-antitoxin system prevent-host-death family antitoxin, with amino-acid sequence MDTVDQANAKARLNELADRAVASGPIDITRLRSLTATMQFRPQGAADLVRMMRDSERY; translated from the coding sequence GTGGACACGGTCGATCAAGCGAACGCCAAAGCACGTCTGAATGAACTGGCCGATCGGGCCGTGGCCAGCGGACCGATCGATATTACACGACTCCGATCGCTGACCGCGACCATGCAGTTCCGCCCTCAAGGCGCCGCCGATCTGGTGCGGATGATGCGAGACAGTGAGCGTTACTGA
- the fghA gene encoding S-formylglutathione hydrolase, whose protein sequence is MIVETLSTARAFDGVQGVYRHGSTATGTDMTFAVYVPSHAEDTRLPVVWYLSGLTCTHANVMEKGEYRRACAELGLILVAPDTSPRGPDVPDDPAGGYDFGLGAGFYVDATQAPYAAQYRMWSYVTEELPALVAAHFPADMARQSIMGHSMGGHGALTIGLRHPDRYKAVSAFAPIVAPSQVPWGRKALTGYLGVDATCWRAHDAVTLIEDGARLPGLLVDQGDADPFFAEQLRPELLEIACRDAGIDLTLRRQPGYDHSYFFISTFLADHLHWHAARLG, encoded by the coding sequence CTGATCGTGGAGACGCTCTCCACCGCACGCGCATTCGACGGCGTGCAGGGCGTCTATCGCCACGGCTCGACCGCGACCGGCACCGACATGACCTTCGCGGTCTACGTGCCGTCGCATGCCGAGGACACGCGGCTGCCGGTGGTGTGGTATCTGTCGGGCCTCACCTGCACCCACGCCAACGTGATGGAGAAAGGCGAATATCGCCGCGCCTGCGCCGAACTGGGGCTGATCCTCGTCGCGCCCGACACCAGCCCACGCGGCCCCGACGTGCCCGACGATCCCGCCGGCGGTTATGATTTCGGCCTCGGCGCCGGCTTCTACGTCGACGCGACGCAGGCACCCTACGCCGCGCAATATCGCATGTGGTCCTACGTCACGGAGGAGCTGCCGGCGCTGGTCGCCGCGCATTTCCCCGCCGATATGGCGCGCCAGTCGATCATGGGCCATTCGATGGGCGGACATGGCGCGCTCACCATCGGCCTGCGCCATCCCGATCGCTACAAGGCGGTCTCCGCCTTCGCGCCGATCGTCGCACCGAGCCAGGTGCCGTGGGGGCGCAAGGCGCTGACCGGCTATCTCGGCGTCGACGCCACTTGCTGGCGCGCGCACGATGCGGTGACGCTGATCGAGGATGGCGCGCGTCTGCCCGGCCTGCTCGTCGATCAGGGCGACGCCGACCCGTTCTTCGCCGAGCAGCTCCGGCCCGAACTGCTCGAAATCGCCTGCCGCGATGCCGGCATCGACCTCACGCTTCGCCGCCAGCCCGGCTACGATCACAGCTATTTCTTCATCTCGACCTTCCTGGCCGACCATCTGCACTGGCACGCCGCGCGACTGGGGTGA
- the guaA gene encoding glutamine-hydrolyzing GMP synthase — protein MTATPTDCILIVDFGSQVTQLIARRVREAGVYCEIAPFQSAEAAFDRLAPSGLIFSGGPASIMDDGSPRAPQRFLEAGLPIMAICYGQQTLAHQLGGIVAPSTSREFGRAFIDVVADSALFDGLWKIGDTHQVWMSHGDRVEALPDGFSIVARSEGAPFAIATDEARRFYSMMFHPEVVHTPDGGKLIANFVRHVCGLGGDWTMGAFRAAKINEIRAQVGTGKVICGLSGGVDSSVAAVLIHEAIGDQLTCVYVDHGLMRAGESEQVVSLFRNHYNIPLVHVNAEALFLGGLAGVTDPEAKRKFIGKTFIEVFEEEARKIGGADFLAQGTLYPDVIESVSFTGGPSVTIKSHHNVGGLPERMNMKLVEPLRELFKDEVRVLGRELGLTEAFVGRHPFPGPGLAIRIPGEVTKERCDILRKADAIYLEEIRNAGLYDAIWQAFAVLLPVRTVGVMGDHRTYDSVCGLRAVTSVDGMTADVYPFDGAFLARVATRIVNEVAGINRVVYDYTSKPPGTIEWE, from the coding sequence ATGACCGCTACCCCGACCGACTGCATCCTGATCGTCGATTTCGGCAGCCAGGTGACCCAGCTGATCGCCCGCCGCGTGCGCGAGGCAGGCGTCTATTGCGAGATCGCGCCGTTCCAGTCCGCCGAGGCGGCATTCGATCGGCTGGCACCCAGCGGGTTGATCTTCTCGGGCGGCCCCGCCTCGATCATGGACGACGGCAGCCCGCGCGCGCCGCAGCGTTTCCTCGAGGCCGGCCTGCCGATCATGGCGATCTGCTACGGCCAGCAGACGCTCGCGCATCAGCTCGGCGGCATCGTCGCGCCGTCGACCAGCCGCGAGTTCGGCCGTGCCTTCATCGATGTCGTCGCCGATTCGGCGTTGTTCGACGGGCTGTGGAAGATCGGCGACACGCATCAGGTGTGGATGAGCCACGGCGACCGGGTCGAGGCGCTGCCCGACGGGTTCAGCATCGTCGCCCGATCGGAAGGCGCGCCGTTCGCGATCGCCACCGACGAGGCGCGCCGCTTCTATTCGATGATGTTCCACCCGGAGGTGGTCCACACCCCCGATGGCGGCAAATTGATCGCCAATTTTGTCCGCCACGTGTGCGGGCTCGGCGGCGACTGGACGATGGGGGCGTTTCGCGCCGCCAAGATCAACGAGATCCGCGCACAGGTCGGCACCGGCAAGGTGATTTGCGGTCTGTCCGGCGGGGTCGATTCGTCGGTCGCGGCGGTGCTGATCCACGAGGCGATCGGCGACCAGCTCACCTGCGTCTATGTCGACCACGGGCTGATGCGCGCCGGCGAGAGCGAGCAGGTCGTCTCGCTGTTCCGCAACCATTACAATATCCCGCTCGTCCATGTGAACGCCGAGGCGCTGTTCCTGGGCGGCCTCGCCGGGGTCACCGACCCCGAGGCCAAGCGCAAGTTCATCGGCAAGACCTTCATCGAGGTGTTCGAAGAAGAGGCCAGGAAGATCGGCGGCGCCGATTTCCTCGCGCAGGGCACGCTCTATCCCGACGTGATCGAGAGCGTCTCGTTCACCGGCGGCCCGTCGGTGACGATCAAGAGCCACCACAATGTCGGTGGCCTGCCCGAGCGGATGAACATGAAGCTCGTCGAGCCGCTGCGCGAGCTGTTCAAGGACGAGGTCCGCGTGCTCGGTCGCGAACTGGGGCTGACCGAGGCGTTCGTCGGCCGCCATCCCTTTCCGGGGCCGGGCCTCGCCATCCGCATCCCCGGCGAGGTCACCAAGGAGCGCTGCGACATCCTCCGCAAGGCCGACGCGATCTATCTCGAGGAGATCCGCAATGCCGGGCTCTACGACGCGATCTGGCAGGCGTTCGCGGTACTGCTGCCGGTGCGCACCGTCGGCGTGATGGGCGACCACCGTACCTACGATTCGGTGTGCGGCCTGCGCGCGGTGACCTCGGTCGACGGCATGACCGCTGACGTCTACCCGTTCGACGGCGCCTTCCTCGCGCGCGTCGCGACCCGCATCGTCAACGAAGTCGCTGGCATCAACCGCGTCGTCTACGATTATACGAGCAAGCCGCCCGGCACGATCGAGTGGGAGTGA
- the rpsK gene encoding 30S ribosomal protein S11: protein MAREPQRIKRRERKNITAGVAHVNASFNNTMITITDAQGNAISWSSAGMMGFKGSRKSTPYAAQVAAEDAGKKAAEHGVRTLEVEVKGPGSGRESALRALQAVGFHITSIRDVTAIPHNGVRPSKRRRV from the coding sequence ATGGCACGCGAACCCCAGCGCATCAAGCGCCGCGAGAGGAAGAACATCACTGCCGGCGTGGCCCACGTCAACGCCAGCTTCAACAACACCATGATCACGATCACCGACGCGCAGGGCAATGCGATCTCGTGGTCGTCGGCCGGCATGATGGGCTTCAAGGGCTCGCGCAAGTCGACGCCTTACGCCGCCCAGGTTGCCGCCGAGGATGCCGGCAAGAAGGCAGCCGAGCACGGCGTGCGCACGCTCGAGGTCGAGGTCAAGGGCCCCGGTTCGGGCCGCGAGTCGGCGCTGCGCGCGCTGCAGGCAGTCGGGTTCCACATCACGTCGATCCGCGACGTGACGGCGATCCCGCACAATGGCGTTCGTCCCTCCAAGCGCCGTCGCGTCTGA
- a CDS encoding NAD(P)-dependent alcohol dehydrogenase — translation MTTKAFAAQSATTPLGPIDIERRAAGPHDVQIDILFCGVCHSDLHTARSEWDGTQFPCVPGHEIVGRVSAVGDHVAAFAVGEIVGVGCMVDSCQHCPSCGEGLEQYCTGGGFVGTYNGPTPDAPGHTLGGYSQRIVVSDKFVLKIGHDEKDLAAVAPLLCAGITTYSPLKHWGAGPGKKVGIVGIGGLGHMGVKIAHALGAHVVAFTTSESKKQAALELGADEVVNSRNEDEMAAHAGSFDFILNTVAASHNLDPFTALLKRDGTLTLVGVPEHPHPSPAVFPLVFGRKAIAGSLIGGIAETQEMLDFCAEKGIVADIEMIRMDEIDTAYDRMLKGDVKYRFVIDTATLG, via the coding sequence ATGACCACCAAAGCCTTTGCCGCCCAATCGGCGACGACCCCGCTCGGCCCGATCGACATCGAGCGCCGCGCGGCCGGCCCGCACGACGTCCAGATCGACATCCTCTTCTGTGGCGTCTGCCATTCCGACCTGCACACGGCGCGGTCCGAATGGGACGGCACCCAGTTTCCCTGCGTCCCCGGCCACGAAATCGTCGGCCGCGTGTCGGCGGTGGGCGATCATGTCGCGGCGTTCGCCGTCGGCGAGATCGTCGGCGTCGGCTGCATGGTCGACAGCTGCCAGCATTGCCCGTCGTGCGGCGAGGGGCTGGAGCAATATTGCACCGGCGGCGGCTTCGTCGGCACCTATAACGGCCCGACCCCCGACGCGCCCGGCCATACGCTCGGCGGCTATTCGCAGCGGATCGTCGTCTCCGACAAGTTCGTGCTGAAGATCGGCCATGACGAGAAGGATCTCGCCGCGGTCGCGCCGTTGCTGTGCGCGGGCATCACCACCTACTCGCCGCTCAAGCATTGGGGCGCCGGCCCCGGCAAGAAGGTCGGCATCGTCGGCATCGGCGGGCTTGGCCACATGGGCGTGAAGATCGCGCATGCGCTGGGCGCGCACGTCGTGGCCTTCACGACGTCGGAGAGCAAGAAGCAGGCAGCGCTCGAGCTCGGCGCCGACGAGGTCGTCAATTCGCGCAACGAGGACGAGATGGCGGCGCATGCCGGTAGCTTCGACTTCATCCTCAACACGGTCGCGGCCAGCCACAATCTCGATCCGTTCACGGCGCTGCTGAAGCGCGACGGCACGCTGACCCTCGTCGGCGTCCCCGAGCATCCGCACCCGTCGCCAGCGGTGTTCCCGCTGGTGTTCGGGCGCAAGGCGATCGCCGGCTCGCTGATCGGCGGCATCGCCGAGACGCAGGAGATGCTCGATTTCTGCGCCGAGAAGGGCATCGTCGCCGACATCGAGATGATCCGCATGGACGAGATCGATACGGCCTATGATCGCATGCTGAAGGGCGACGTGAAGTATCGCTTCGTCATCGACACCGCGACGTTGGGCTAA
- a CDS encoding DNA-directed RNA polymerase subunit alpha — protein sequence MAINAKNWQELKKPVALEKKSGGDGKRRATFVAEPLERGFGLTLGNALRRVLLSSLQGAAVTSIRIENVLHEFSSLAGVREDVTDIVLNVKQIALRMQGEGAKRLQLAATGPAEVTAGDIATTGDIEVMNPELVICHLDEGATLNMELTAQAGKGYVPAASNRPIDAPIGLVPVDALYSPVRQVAYKVENTRVGQELDYDKLTITVETDGTLTPEDALAYSARILQDQLQLFVHFDDGMAVAAPSQSVAMAPIGGGVTEPEVGSNQLNRFLLKKVDELELSVRSANCLKNDNIIYIGDLVQKTEAEMLRTPNFGRKSLNEIKEVLSSMGLRLGMEIPGWPPENIEEMAKKLEQEF from the coding sequence ATGGCGATCAATGCCAAGAACTGGCAGGAACTTAAGAAGCCTGTCGCGCTCGAGAAGAAATCGGGCGGCGACGGCAAGCGGCGCGCGACCTTCGTCGCCGAGCCGCTGGAGCGGGGCTTCGGCCTGACGCTCGGCAACGCGCTGCGTCGCGTGCTGCTCTCCTCGCTGCAGGGTGCGGCGGTGACGTCGATCCGCATCGAGAACGTGCTGCACGAATTCTCGAGCCTCGCCGGCGTGCGCGAGGACGTGACCGACATCGTCCTGAACGTGAAGCAGATCGCGCTGCGCATGCAGGGCGAGGGTGCGAAGCGCCTCCAGCTCGCCGCGACCGGCCCGGCCGAGGTGACCGCGGGCGACATCGCCACCACCGGCGACATCGAGGTGATGAACCCCGAGCTCGTGATCTGCCACCTGGACGAGGGCGCGACGCTCAACATGGAGCTGACCGCGCAGGCCGGTAAGGGCTATGTCCCCGCCGCCTCCAACCGGCCGATCGACGCGCCGATCGGCCTCGTGCCGGTCGATGCGCTCTACTCGCCGGTCCGCCAGGTCGCGTACAAGGTCGAGAATACCCGCGTCGGGCAGGAGCTCGATTACGACAAGCTCACGATCACGGTCGAGACCGACGGCACGCTGACGCCCGAGGACGCGCTCGCTTATTCGGCGCGCATCCTGCAGGATCAGCTCCAGCTGTTCGTCCACTTCGACGATGGCATGGCGGTCGCCGCTCCCTCGCAGAGCGTGGCGATGGCCCCGATCGGCGGCGGCGTGACCGAACCGGAAGTCGGCTCGAACCAGCTCAACCGCTTCCTGCTCAAGAAGGTTGACGAGCTCGAACTGTCGGTGCGTTCGGCCAACTGCCTGAAGAACGACAACATCATCTATATCGGCGATCTGGTTCAGAAGACTGAGGCCGAGATGCTGCGCACCCCGAATTTCGGACGCAAGTCGCTGAACGAGATCAAGGAAGTGCTGTCCTCGATGGGGCTGCGGCTGGGCATGGAAATCCCCGGCTGGCCGCCCGAGAATATCGAGGAAATGGCCAAGAAGCTCGAACAGGAGTTCTGA
- the rpsM gene encoding 30S ribosomal protein S13, producing MARIAGVNIPDNKRVEIALTYIHGIGPAKAKQITAKLGIEPARRVNTLSDQEVLQIRETIDAGYQVEGDLRRQVAMNIKRLMDLACYRGLRHRKGLPVRGQRTHTNARTRKGKAKPIAGKKK from the coding sequence ATGGCACGTATCGCGGGGGTCAACATCCCTGACAACAAGCGCGTCGAGATCGCGCTGACCTACATCCACGGCATTGGCCCGGCCAAGGCCAAGCAGATCACCGCCAAGCTGGGCATCGAGCCTGCGCGCCGCGTCAACACGCTGAGCGATCAGGAAGTGCTCCAGATCCGCGAGACGATCGACGCCGGCTATCAGGTCGAAGGCGACCTGCGCCGCCAGGTGGCGATGAACATCAAGCGCCTCATGGATCTCGCCTGCTATCGCGGGCTGCGTCACCGCAAGGGCCTGCCGGTCCGCGGCCAGCGCACGCATACCAATGCGCGCACCCGCAAGGGCAAGGCCAAGCCGATCGCCGGCAAGAAGAAGTAA
- the rplQ gene encoding 50S ribosomal protein L17, protein MRHRVGGRKLQRTSSHRTALFRNQSAALIKHEQIITTLAKAKELRPYVEKLVTLAKKGGLSNRRLAYSRLMDEAQLVKLFDVLAARYADRNGGYTRIIKAGIRGSDAASMAVIEFVDRDESAKGQDSGPVFDDEAEAA, encoded by the coding sequence ATGCGTCATCGTGTCGGCGGCCGTAAGCTGCAGCGTACCTCCAGCCACCGTACTGCCCTGTTCCGCAACCAGTCGGCCGCGCTCATCAAGCACGAGCAGATCATCACCACCCTCGCCAAGGCGAAGGAACTCCGCCCCTACGTCGAGAAGCTGGTGACGCTCGCCAAGAAGGGCGGTCTGTCGAACCGTCGTCTCGCTTATTCGCGCCTGATGGACGAAGCACAGCTCGTGAAGCTGTTCGACGTGCTGGCAGCGCGCTACGCGGATCGCAACGGCGGCTACACCCGCATCATCAAGGCCGGCATCCGCGGGTCGGATGCGGCGTCGATGGCGGTGATCGAGTTCGTCGACCGCGACGAATCGGCCAAGGGCCAGGATTCGGGCCCGGTGTTCGACGACGAGGCCGAAGCCGCCTGA